The following nucleotide sequence is from Hirundo rustica isolate bHirRus1 chromosome 7, bHirRus1.pri.v3, whole genome shotgun sequence.
TCTCCAAACACTGCCAACATCTCTCTACATGTTCAgtggcagctgcaggacagaggaAACACACTATAAGAAAAATTGCTTGCAGCAACATTTACATCCCAGTGGGACCACAGAGAAATGTTTTGAGGTGCCTGAAATCGATTATGATATAAGTCTGTGGGTAACAATCACTTTGTCACCCTGAATGCTGATTTCTCCCCTGGTGGCTGAGAGCCAGAGATACGTTTCTTTATTTTGGGGTAATATTTTGTGTGCACAGGTGgtggaaaaggggaggggggtATGGGAGAGCAAGCTAATTATTCTGAACAATATCATTGGCCCTAGAACAAATAGTTCCGGACATTTAGGTGAAGCAAGAAGGTTTCTAAAAGGTAAAGCAGTGAGTGTGTGATAAAGTTCCCATTAAGAAgggaccagaaaaaaaaaaaaaaaaaccaaaaaccaccagaaaaccAGCATCTTTGCAGACAGAGGTCTGAAAGTCATCCCTCTCACTTTTTCCCTGTggcccttttctttgtttttccccccacccatttttttctccagcagaaTAAGCAGAACTGCAGTGTGCTGTTTGATCTCTGTATTTATACAGTGGACATGTGTTTTTAAGGGAAGAAATCACCATGCACTCCTTTGCCTTTGCTTTCCCCTGATAGCACTTCTTCCATGAGCACTCCTTTTGGTCTCTGGGACAAGGTGGTGCTTGGTGTGAGGCAAGGAGAGCAGACAGACCTCTGCCATAGAAACGGTATTGTCACTGAAACCATCATGGGTTTCTACCCAGGACAGTGAATTATAGTTTCAAAGTCCATCTGCTGAAGGTGTTTTTGCAAGCTTTCAGTGAGGAGCAGGATTGAGACCATGGTTGCTGTGTGAGAGATCTCCTCCAGTAACTTGGTTGTGCTTGATGTTTGTCTGCCAGGGACTACCAAGCTGGTGTTTTCATAGTAATGTGACCCTTTGATCATTTTGCTGAGTGGTTTTAACAAATTTACAGCTGATTAAAGTGTACATATGGTATGGGGAGTTGATGCCCACAGGCAGCTCTTGTCATGTCTCTCTAGCATCTGTAGTGAACTTTGGTGCTCAGGCACTTTGGATGAGgagatctttttgcagattattcACAAGAAAGATTGACTGTCCTAAATGATTTTGAgtggacattaggaagaaattctttagtATAAGGCTGGTGAGGCATGGGAACAGGTTGCAAAGAGATCctgtggattccccatccctggaggtgttcaggaccaggatggatggggctttgaCCAGCCTGGTCTCgtaggtgtccctgcccatggcaaggggttggaagtagatgatctttaagtcccttccaacctgaaccattctatgattctgtgatcactATGCACGAGTTCCATCTTCTCAATATTCACTCCCTTTCCCAGATCACTTATGAGCACATTGAACAGCATAAATCCTCAGAGAAATCTCTTGGCAACCCATTCCCATTATGAAAatcatttctttcttcccaccCTTTGTTTCCCATTGGTAACCGTTCATGCAGAAGTGCCCTTCCCCTTTGCACCACTACTGTGCCAATCCCAGAAGAGCCTTGGGTGAAGGACATTTCCAAAAACCTATCAAAAAcacacctgtgccagggaccAGGTCACCCCATCCAAATGGTCACCTTCACTTCGAAAGAACTTGACCGGGTATAAGGCAAGACTGCACTCCACCAAAGCCAATTTGTCTCTGTCCCCAATATTTCACAAGTCTGTTAATTACGGTCTTTATTATAGTCTCTAGCAGTGTGCCAATAGAAAAGCCAGATGTCCTGATGTATAACTTCCATGGGCTGCCTTCTGAACCCTTTTAAAATCTCATCCCGGGGAATTTGCCATTCCTTTAGGGTAAATTTGCTGTTCCTTAAGTTGGGAGGCAGATTTGAGCCACTGACACAGCCCATAAGCAGtctggcagctccctgcctgagTTTCTTCTGACCTCCAGGTTCAGcttctgtgctgcctgtgaATTTATTGATCCGCTTAAAACCTTTCCATGCCCTCAATATCTAATCTGTTACAGGGCAAAATTCATTAACGTTTGTAAAGCTCATCAAGATCTTTCATGAGCAAATCTCATcatgttttaatatattttttaaatgtcatgaGTAAGTTCTCATTACTCATTAAAGAGCTGAAGCAAACAGTGCTTGCCAGACCCAAATATTGGAACAGGCAAGGGCTGCAACTCTCTTCGATTACCACTTTTAGGACACTTTCATTTCAGTTTGACTTCCTGCCTTGATTCCGCTCTGGCAAATCAGAAGCACCCCTCCAGCTTTTCCAAATGTAGTATCAAGGATCTTCATGGACCCCTTCTTGTAGGAGATGTCTGGTAGCTCCACGGGAACCTCAGAGTTTCTGGTCCCGATTGCTGTTAGTGTTTGCCTGGCTTTGCAGTGTGAGATGACGGCAGAAGATGGATGAGTGCATCCAGGAGGTGTTGGATCACACAACCCCGGGAAACCTCTGTAAAAGCCTTCACCTTCCAACCCAGCATGGTGCTTTGTGCCCCTCCAGCGGCGCCTGTACATTACTGCACATTTCCTGGTGGGTTTGGCAGATGGGTTTGCTACTGGGACCAACACAATACATTCGAGTGGCCCAAGTGGCATTTTTCCCCGTGGCCTCAGATGCGGTCTGGATCTCTGCAAGAGCTCCACGGTGAACTTGcatttctccttgttttcccCGCCAGGATGTCCAGAGGAGACATGGCCAAACCTCTGCTGGGCCATCGGAGCACGGAGGGCGACTCCAGCCCCACGGCGCCGGCCGGCCGCACCGTGGGCGTGCTGGGCAGCGGGGACTTTGCGCGCTCCTTGGCCGTGCGCCTGGTGTGCTCGGGCTTCAGGGTGGTGGTCGGCAGCCGCAACCCCAAGCGCAAAGCCAGCCTCTTCCCTGCCGCGGCAGAGGTCACCTTCCAGGCCGAGGCGGCGAAGAAGGCGGATGTCATCTTCGTGGCGATTTTCAGGGAGCATTACTCCACCCTCTGTGACCTGGCTGACGTGCTGGTGGGCAAGATCCTGGTGGATGTTAGTAACAACACCGAGATCAACCACCACAAGGAGTCCAACGCGGAGTACTTGGCCTCCCTGTTCCCGGCCTGCACCGTGGTAAAGGGGTTTAATGTGGTTTCTGCGTGGACGCTGCAGTCGGGTGCCAGGGATGGAAATAAGCAGGTATTGTTTTGTTCCAGCAGGGGCTAAATCCCATCTGTTTCAGGAGCTGAGGTCTGGCAGCATCAGCAAACGGCCTTGGGCTCCAGGAAAAGGAGTCTTGAGTGGCTTTGGCATCCAGAGACCACCCCTTAgcttctgcatttctgcatgtCCAGAAATGAAGTACCTTCACTCAGTTCACTCTTTGTAATCTTTGGAGCATCTGCCTAAGTGCAAAGTATTATTCAGTTGTCTGTTTATCTAAACAGAGCCAGTAAAACAAACTGACAGTGCATGCATGAAAGGAAACCTGTCCAGGGGAGAGGTCTTTGTCAGCCATGGTAAATCACTGTCAAAAAGCCTGCCGGGAATTGTGATGCTCACTGGAATAGCATAGGCTCCCTGTGACGCAGAATCCCTCCCGATGCACTCGATCCCAGCAGCCCGATTTCTTTGCCCTACGTGTGTATTTCTGTTCCTTGCAGGTTCTGATCTGCTCAAATAACCAAGAAGCCAAGCGCACCGTAGCAGAAATCGCTCAAGTCATGGGATTCACCCCCGTGGACATGGGCTGCATGTCATCAGCCTGCGAGATCGAGAACATTCCCCTGCGCCTCCTGCCGGCCTGGAAAATCCCCGTCTTTTTGGCTCTGgggctttttctttgcttcttcaCCTACAACCTGATCCGGCAGGTCATCCACCCTTACATCAGGGAGCAGAAGAACAAGCTGTACAAGATCCCCATCGAGGTGGTCAACACCACGCTGCCGTGCGTGTCCTACGTCATGCTGTCTCTCGTCTACCTGCCCGGGGTGCTGGCGGCCTGCTCCCAGCTCTACTACGGCACCAAGTACAGGCGCTTCCCAGACTGGCTGGACCAGTGGCTCCAGCACCGAAAGCAGATCGGTCTCCTGAGCTTCTTCTGTGCAGCCCTGCACGCTGTGTACAGCCTCTGCCTGCCCATGCGCCGCTCCCACCGGTACCTGCTGATCGAGACGGCTGTCAAGCAGGTAACGGGGCTGCTCCTCAGTTCAGCGCCCGCAGGGATCTTCTGAACCCGTAAACGTGTTACGTGTTGGGTGGTGGGCTTAGTGTCTTGGCTTTCTGTCTTCCAAAGAAGGTGTGGGACGGTGGGGGGAAAAGCTGTTACCTCTAGGAGCACTTCCCCCCCAGGTGGGCTGCACGCCACGGACTGAGCACTCgcctgtctgtgctggggaccTGCCATCTCCCTGGATACACAGCTCCCTCTGCGTttacagccagggctgggatcaACCCTCCCCACCCCGTGCCATTGCTCCCCAGAAACCCTGAGAAGCCTTGAAAACCAGCCTTGCCCAGCACTGGTGTGTCTGAGACTAGGtcagaggcaggaaaaatgcTAGGAGAGGGGAAATCCAACGGTAGGAGGAGCAGAGTTCCCTTCAGCTCCCAAAATCTTGGGAGATCCCTCTTTGTTCACACTGATGTTCATAATTGTGCCTGCTGGAATAACCGAGTCACAAACCAGAGAGGGTTGCATGTCCTCATCACCGTGTGCCTGCAGGAGTTTAACAAAATGGTGGTGAAGAACCGGTTATAAAAGaacaaggaaatggaaaaggacTTTATTGCTTTATGGACACTCTCAGCAGTG
It contains:
- the STEAP3 gene encoding metalloreductase STEAP3 isoform X2; its protein translation is MSRGDMAKPLLGHRSTEGDSSPTAPAGRTVGVLGSGDFARSLAVRLVCSGFRVVVGSRNPKRKASLFPAAAEVTFQAEAAKKADVIFVAIFREHYSTLCDLADVLVGKILVDVSNNTEINHHKESNAEYLASLFPACTVVKGFNVVSAWTLQSGARDGNKQVLICSNNQEAKRTVAEIAQVMGFTPVDMGCMSSACEIENIPLRLLPAWKIPVFLALGLFLCFFTYNLIRQVIHPYIREQKNKLYKIPIEVVNTTLPCVSYVMLSLVYLPGVLAACSQLYYGTKYRRFPDWLDQWLQHRKQIGLLSFFCAALHAVYSLCLPMRRSHRYLLIETAVKQSSLGFIALVISTLHTLTYGWSRAFDENQYKFYLPPTYTLTLLVPCTVIIAKVIFSLPCIRHRLLRIRRGWEKGRYVKFVLPSATGEFSSGETSSNV
- the STEAP3 gene encoding metalloreductase STEAP3 isoform X1, yielding MSRGDMAKPLLGHRSTEGDSSPTAPAGRTVGVLGSGDFARSLAVRLVCSGFRVVVGSRNPKRKASLFPAAAEVTFQAEAAKKADVIFVAIFREHYSTLCDLADVLVGKILVDVSNNTEINHHKESNAEYLASLFPACTVVKGFNVVSAWTLQSGARDGNKQVLICSNNQEAKRTVAEIAQVMGFTPVDMGCMSSACEIENIPLRLLPAWKIPVFLALGLFLCFFTYNLIRQVIHPYIREQKNKLYKIPIEVVNTTLPCVSYVMLSLVYLPGVLAACSQLYYGTKYRRFPDWLDQWLQHRKQIGLLSFFCAALHAVYSLCLPMRRSHRYLLIETAVKQAVEKKMTIWVEEEVWRMEIYISVGIIALGLLSVLAITSLPSIANSLNWREFSFIQSSLGFIALVISTLHTLTYGWSRAFDENQYKFYLPPTYTLTLLVPCTVIIAKVIFSLPCIRHRLLRIRRGWEKGRYVKFVLPSATGEFSSGETSSNV